A single genomic interval of Lathyrus oleraceus cultivar Zhongwan6 chromosome 7, CAAS_Psat_ZW6_1.0, whole genome shotgun sequence harbors:
- the LOC127106786 gene encoding uncharacterized protein LOC127106786 encodes MGFAKRKPNESMKFIVIFFFGGFLGLFIGLSLPTFSTTKLNLPSSLLPSIDLSCIRGSNAWSFVKNDDSASSENHNPSKIWVPTNPRGSERLPPGIVNAQSDFFLRRLWGLPSEDLTSKPKYLVTFTVGYQQKNNIDAAVKKFSKDFTILLFHYDGRTTEWDEFEWSKRAIHVSAHKQTKWWYAKRFLHPDIVASYEYIFMWDEDLGVENFNAEEYLKLVKKHGLEISQPALEPQKGLIWNMTKRRNDSEVHKEAQEKPGKCKYPLLPPCAAFVEIMAPVFSRDAWRCVWHMIQNEFVHGWGLDFAFRKCVEPAHEKIGVVDAQWIVHQGIPSLGDQGEAQTGKPAWRAVKERCGMEWRMFQGRLTNAEKGYYKSKGIDFSNLLVHN; translated from the exons ATGGG CTTTGCCAAGAGAAAACCAAATGAAAGTATGAAGTTTATTGTGATATTTTTCTTTGGAGGATTTCTTGGCTTATTTATAGGACTATCACTTCCAACATTCTCCACAACAAAG TTGAATCTCCCATCTAGTTTGCTTCCTTCCATTGATTTGTCTTGTATTCGCGGGAGCAACGCGTGGTCTTTCGTGAAGAATGATGACAGCGCCTCATCTGAAAATCATAATCCATCTAAG ATTTGGGTTCCAACAAATCCTAGAGGTTCTGAAAGATTACCTCCCGGAATTGTTAATGCTCAATCCGACTTTTTCTTGCGCCGATTATGGGGTCTTCCCAGTGAG GATTTAACTTCTAAGCCAAAGTACCTAGTGACATTCACTGTTGGATATCAGCAGAAAAACAACATTGATGCAGCTGTGAAAAAG TTTTCAAAGGATTTCACGATCCTACTGTTTCATTACGATGGCCGAACGACCGAATGGGATGAATTTGAGTGGTCGAAACGGGCTATTCATGTGAGTGCTCACAAACAAACCAAGTG GTGGTATGCTAAGAGGTTTCTGCATCCAGATATTGTGGCATCGTATGAGTATATTTTCATGTGGGACGAAGATCTCGGGGTTGAGAATTTTAATGCAGAAGA ATACTTAAAACTAGTGAAGAAGCATGGGTTGGAGATTTCACAGCCAGCTTTAGAACCTCAAAAAGGGTTGATTTGGAATATGACAAAAAGAAGAAATGATAGTGAAGTTCACAA AGAAGCACAAGAGAAACCAGGGAAGTGTAAATACCCTCTTCTCCCTCCTTGTGCAGCATTTGTTGAGATTATGGCTCCTGTGTTTTCGCGAGACGCGTGGCGTTGTGTGTGGCATATGATTCAG AATGAATTTGTACATGGATGGGGACTTGATTTTGCTTTTAGAAAATGTGTTGAG CCTGCCCATGAGAAAATTGGAGTTGTTGATGCTCAATGGATTGTTCACCAAGGTATTCCATCACTAGGCGATCAG GGAGAAGCACAAACAGGAAAACCGGCGTGGCGGGCG GTTAAAGAGAGGTGTGGCATGGAGTGGAGAATGTTCCAAGGTAGATTGACAAATGCAGAAAAAGGATATTACAAGTCCAAGGGAATTGATTTTTCTAATTTGCTAGTTCATAACTAA